GTCGCACGGTTGGCGGAGGACGTCTTCCAACGGGGCCCGGTGGACCTGCTGTTCAACAATGCCGGCATCGGACACGCCGGCGATGTGGCCGATACGCCGCTGGCGGATTGGCGACGGCTGATCGACGTCAACCTGATGGGCGTCGTGCACGGCCTGCATGCGTTCCTACCGCGGATGCTCGCGCAGGACCGAGCCGCCCGCATCGTCAACACCGCGTCGATGGCTGGGTTCGTGCCGGTCCCTGGGCTGGCCGCGTATTCGGCGACCAAGGCGGCGGTTGTGGGCTTGAGCGACGCTCTGGACATGGAGCTCGCCGGGACTCAGGTCCGGGTGTCCGCGCTGTGCCCAGGGGTCATCGACACGGCCATCGTCAGCACATCGACGTTGCGTGGCGCGTGGGCGGGACGACAGGCTCGGGCGGTTGACCTGTACGCCAAGCGGGGAACGTCGCCCGACATCGTCGCCAAGCAGGCGCTGGCCGGTGCGGCCCGGGGCCGGACCGTCATCGCGACCCCGCGCTACCAGGTCGTACCGCACTGGCTTCTGAAGCGGATGCTCCCGCCGGCCGGCCGCGCGGTGTCGCTCGCCATCCTTCGGTTCGCCAGCAAGGAGGGGTGAGCAGGCGGCTGGCGGGTCAGAAGTAGTGCCGCCTGCCCCCGACCGCCCGGCCGGTGGATCCCAGGAGGACTAGTACGGCTCCGACGATCAGCAGGATGATCCCCAGCGTCCACAAGATCGCAATCTTGGCGACGAAGCCGATCAGGAGC
The sequence above is drawn from the Mycobacteriales bacterium genome and encodes:
- a CDS encoding SDR family NAD(P)-dependent oxidoreductase — translated: MGALSATAGVAAVLRRKRSAGLDLRDLTGKTAVVTGAGSGIGRSLATLLGRRGAFVHVADLDGASAAAVTQQVRAAGGQALAHTVDVSDAEAVARLAEDVFQRGPVDLLFNNAGIGHAGDVADTPLADWRRLIDVNLMGVVHGLHAFLPRMLAQDRAARIVNTASMAGFVPVPGLAAYSATKAAVVGLSDALDMELAGTQVRVSALCPGVIDTAIVSTSTLRGAWAGRQARAVDLYAKRGTSPDIVAKQALAGAARGRTVIATPRYQVVPHWLLKRMLPPAGRAVSLAILRFASKEG
- a CDS encoding DUF6131 family protein produces the protein MIVLGIVLLLIGFVAKIAILWTLGIILLIVGAVLVLLGSTGRAVGGRRHYF